From a single Brassica napus cultivar Da-Ae chromosome C9, Da-Ae, whole genome shotgun sequence genomic region:
- the LOC106441735 gene encoding uncharacterized protein LOC106441735: MDSQEEVEWCDKEKTNGNDVRFSLVDFVKEGQHFISKTLLKAAFEICAMKHNFDYKLVKSDKKMWYIRCADDDCSWRVRAEGLPGSSYFIIKKYVPHHSCAASKRKGSVRIASAKTIGTLVMHMYETAKEGPRSNDIVQYMRSEHGLEISYSLAWDAREYAINKVKGLPEEGYEKIPKYLHMMREANPGSHTSYEMDSEGRFRFLFISFGQSLRGFYVAIRKVIVVDGTFLKSKYKRVLLVATALDGNSSLYPIAFGVVDSENDLAWNWFMRQLNAVIADEHSLAFVSDRNSSIAKAIANVYPQAHHGICIHHLLNNVVTYFSGKGVAGLVAKASKAYRAADFRKLFTAIYSISPEIGNYLIEADVRKWARCQFPGYRYDINTTNPAESINSALRTPREFPVIPLMDSIREMMTRWFFQRRTLSSKHSKPLTIAVEKKIDRRIEKGKKFKVFPISDDRFLVQGDTFDCMVDLVRRTCSCGKFDLMKIPCRHAIKAGFSVGIQAHTLTDDIYTTASWRTAYEESINPIGVPEDAWTVQSHVEQTKVLPPESRRAAGRRKKRRYETAEDKIRSSQGNQGSKGRKCSQCGIRGHDRRTCD, encoded by the coding sequence ATGGATTCACAAGAAGAGGTTGAATGGTGTGACAAAGAGAAGACCAATGGAAATGATGTGCGATTTTCTTTGGTGGATTTTGTGAAGGAGGGTCAACATTTTATTTCGAAAACGCTTTTGAAGGCAGCATTCGAAATATGTGCAATGAAACATAATTTCGACTATAAGCTTGTCAAGTCGGATAAAAAAATGTGGTACATTCGTTGCGCAGATGATGATTGCAGCTGGCGTGTTCGTGCAGAGGGGTTACCTGGTTCatcttattttatcatcaaaaagTATGTACCTCATCATTCATGTGCTGCATCCAAAAGGAAGGGTTCTGTTCGGATAGCTTCAGCAAAAACAATTGGTACTCTGGTTATGCATATGTATGAAACTGCTAAAGAAGGGCCGAGATCTAATGATATAGTCCAGTATATGCGTTCAGAGCATGGACTTGAGATATCCTATTCTTTGGCATGGGATGCACGTGAGTATGCAATCAACAAAGTGAAAGGCCTTCCAGAGGAAGGCTATGAAAAAATTCCCAAATACTTGCACATGATGAGAGAAGCTAATCCAGGGTCACACACGTCTTATGAAATGGATTCTGAAGGGCGATTCAGATTCCTCTTCATCTCCTTTGGTCAGAGTCTTCGCGGTTTCTATGTTGCAATTCGGAAAGTTATTGTTGTGGATGGGACGTTCTTAAAGAGCAAATACAAAAGGGTATTACTGGTTGCTACTGCATTAGATGGAAACTCTAGTTTATATCCTATTGCATTTGGAGTTGTCGACTCAGAGAATGACCTTGCGTGGAACTGGTTTATGAGACAACTTAATGCGGTCATTGCTGACGAGCATAGTTTAGCTTTTGTGTCTGATAGGAATTCCTCGATTGCTAAAGCTATTGCTAACGTGTACCCGCAAGCTCATCACGGAATTTGCATTCACCACTTGCTGAATAATGTCGTAACATATTTTAGTGGGAAAGGTGTGGCTGGTTtggttgcaaaggcttctaaagCTTATCGAGCTGCTGATTTTCGTAAGCTGTTCACTGCTATTTACTCTATTAGTCCTGAAATTGGGAATTATCTAATAGAAGCCGATGTGAGGAAGTGGGCTCGTTGTCAATTCCCGGGTTACAGGTATGATATCAACACTACTAACCCTGCGGAGTCGATAAATTCTGCTTTGCGTACGCCTAGAGAGTTTCCAGTAATACCTCTAATGGACAGCATTAGGGAAATGATGACTCGATGGTTTTTTCAACGTAGAACTTTAAGTTCTAAGCACTCGAAGCCACTGACCAttgctgtggagaagaagatagACAGAAGAATTGAGAAGGGTAAAAAGTTTAAGGTCTTCCCGATTAGCGATGACAGGTTTTTGGTTCAAGGTGACACTTTTGACTGCATGGTTGACTTGGTCAGACGCACGTGTTCTTGTGGGAAGTTTGATCTGATGAAAATCCCATGCAGGCACGCCATAAAAGCAGGCTTCAGTGTTGGAATACAAGCACACACACTCACAGACGACATATACACTACTGCGTCATGGCGCACGGCTTATGAAGAAAGCATAAATCCTATTGGTGTCCCTGAAGATGCTTGGACTGTTCAATCTCATGTGGAGCAGACGAAAGTCCTTCCTCCAGAGTCTAGACGAGCTGCAGGTAGAAGAAAGAAACGCAGATACGAGACAGCCGAAGATAAGATCCGTTCGTCACAAGGAAATCAAGGCTCTAAAGGTCGCAAATGTAGCCAATGTGGGATTCGAGGGCACGATAGGAGAACATGTGATTGA